The genomic stretch GCATTAAATGCATCGGTAGAAGCTGCACGTGCTGGGGAACAGGGTAAAGGTTTTGCTGTTGTTGCAAGCGAAGTAAGAAACTTAGCTCAAAATGTAGGAAATGCGGCTAAAGATATAACAAGCATAGCTAATGAAACTGTGGATAAAATACAAAATGGAAGTGCTTCTGTACAGGCTTCATCTTATATATTAAATCAAATAGAATCATCTGTTAATGATGTACTTACTTTGCTAACAGAAATATCAAGTGCTATCATAGAAGAAGAAAACAGCGTATCTGAAATAAATACTGCTGTTGTAGAAATTAATAAAATAACTCAGGATACTTCCAAAATAGCCAATGACGGAGCAAATGCAAGTAAAGATGTACTTGATAAATCAAATAATATAGTTGAACAAGTTTCTTATTTCCGTTTTAATTAAAAAATAAATCGGCATAATAGTTAAGCAAAAAAATAATATTATGCCGATTATACTATGCATTAACATATTTAAACTTTATCCATTTTCCGCTAAAATATCTATAAGTAAATATTAAAGCCTTTACTATCCAATCGGCAAACATAGCAATCCAAGTTCCAATCATGCCCATATGAAAATAAAGTGCAAACACATAAGCAAGCACTATCCTGCATACTATCATCGATATAGAAGCCACTGCCATAGGAAATTTAGCATCCCCAGAAGCTCTAAATACTACAGGAAGAGAATAACCTAAAGGCCATATAATCATCATAACAGCATGATACCATGATAATTTATAAGTATATGATGTTGCCTCAGCAGATAAATGGTATATATGAAGTATAAAAGGAAGAAGAGATAATATTATAATACTTGTTATAGTCTGAGATATATAAATGATTGCTATAATTTTTTTAGTATAATATTTAGTTTGATTATAGTCGTTAGCACCAACACACTGTGATATAACAGTAGTAAGTCCCAATCCTATAGCCATTCCGGGCAGAACTTCAAAAGATGCTATTAATGTAGATACTGAATTGGCTGCTATTGAAGCCGTACCAAATGTAGATACCAAACTTAATATCAATAATCTTCCAAAATAAAACATACCATTTTCTATACCATAAGGAACACCTACTGATAATATTCTTTTTACTGCGGAAAAAGTCATTTTATATTTAACTTTATTTTTTATATATATTAAATTTTTTTTATTTAATCCTAAAATTATAATTATTAAAGCTGCCCCTATCCTGCTAATCAATGTAGAAATTGCCGCACCAGCTATACCCATTTTAAATACATAAATTAAAACAGCATTACCTATAACATTCAATATATTCATAGATATCATTATTTTCATTGATATTTTAGAATTACCTATAGTTCTAAACATAGAAGCTCCTCCATTGTATAGAGCCAAAAAAGGTATTGAGGCAGCTACTATAAACATATATGTATTAGCATTGTTTCTTACCTCTTCAGTTATACTTCCAAATAAAATAGTCAGTAAATAATCTTTAAATATATAA from Brachyspira murdochii DSM 12563 encodes the following:
- a CDS encoding MATE family efflux transporter — its product is MFSNKYLAKLFIPLVIEVFLEYLVGLIDSIMVANVGEDAVSAVFLVDFVIAFLISIFAAIATGGAVASGQYIGAKNIEKADDSINQLIRFLLLFSVVITILIYIFKDYLLTILFGSITEEVRNNANTYMFIVAASIPFLALYNGGASMFRTIGNSKISMKIMISMNILNVIGNAVLIYVFKMGIAGAAISTLISRIGAALIIIILGLNKKNLIYIKNKVKYKMTFSAVKRILSVGVPYGIENGMFYFGRLLILSLVSTFGTASIAANSVSTLIASFEVLPGMAIGLGLTTVISQCVGANDYNQTKYYTKKIIAIIYISQTITSIIILSLLPFILHIYHLSAEATSYTYKLSWYHAVMMIIWPLGYSLPVVFRASGDAKFPMAVASISMIVCRIVLAYVFALYFHMGMIGTWIAMFADWIVKALIFTYRYFSGKWIKFKYVNA